ATTGCGAATACAATGAATGAACCCCTCTGCAAAAAGATCGGGATCCCCGTACTGCTGTCATTGCCTCCAGGTACGGTAAAAGCTGCAGCGAAAGCGACCGTAATGATGAGAGTCGCGACTAGGCTACAAGATGACGACATATCTTTCATCCATTGTCTGGCTTCTTTGAGCAAATCTTGGCGTTGTGCAACAAAAACTTCCCAATATGTTTTCcctgtccttttttttgtttcctccaATTTCAGGCTCTTAAAAGAAGGATCGCTGCAATCTTCATTCAGTACCTTCAGAAGAATAAAGGTCGTTTATCAATGTAAATGTAAATTAAAGAGCAGAAAAGGATGGGAAACAAATGAGGTCAACCAACCTTAAATTTCATACTTTTTAAAGAAGGATGACTCCTATCTTCCACTACCTTCAAAAACATAAAGGACGCCTGTTAATGTAGTTGTAAATTGAAGAACACAAAAGGGTGGCAGACAAATAAGGTCAACGGACCTTAAACCATTGAAGTTCCCTTTGTGTCAAAAAAGCTGCTCCAGAAACATCCGCCGTTATACCTCCTGGTGACCATTCTACTACTGCCTCCATCAGCTCGCATCTCGTCTGCTTATCATCGGTCAAATACGGAGTTATGTTGTATGCATTTACTAGTCTAAACAACTCGACATGACGTCCCTTCACAACTTCCTTTATTAGTTCTTTTGTGAAATTCTTTTCCCACATCAACTCCGGAAAATATCTGAGACATAACTCGACAAATTCAGAGATTCCGCGAGATGCAGCGTCAAGAACAATGCCTGAAGTCAATAAAAACTCAAGTGTTTTGGGAGCTTCCTCGCTAATCATCTTCTCGGAAAGAGCTAGATGTCCAAATGCAGAAGACCATTGATGCCTCAACTTTGTATCTACTATCCTTTTGATGACAGGTACTGCACGAAACATTAGATAAGTAATTTTCCCAACAACGGATCGATAGATATACCTGCGATTGAGTATTTTTACATATTCCCACAAAAGATGCAATATCATTTAGactttgaattgaattgaatctaATCAAATCGTATCATAATATACGAATAAAGAGCCGGTCCAAATTAATATCTACGTTCTAAAGAGATGTACTGAAAATATGAATTTACGCTTTAAATATTAGAGACTCTACCCGTGAATCACATAAGGTCCTTTTTCTGCAGTACAATGGCAGTGTCCTATACCTATTTTGTGGCAAGATTCAAGAGTGATATCGTGAACAGCATTGCTACCACcacaaagagaagagaagaatcATGTCAACAAATTAGGAATTggtgacaaacaaaaaaagaaaaaagataatgaaatgaaaattgcaCATGTAATGGAATTTGATATTGCTTAAATATGTTAGAAAACAGGATCAATCAATCTCTATGACCTATAGTCCAAATCTAAAGTTCTCAATATTTCTACATGACAATTTGACATTGAATAAGACTCCTCGACTTACTCTACaaatattatatttaaatatgaATTAGTGACTTACCTCAAGGGTTAGATAATAAATTATACACATAAATATAGTCCTTGtgccttattattattattattattttgtcaattggaGCTCTGAATTATATGCTTTTTGTCGTGTTGATACATCAATTGAGTAGGTTGCCAGAAATACCTCGATCCATGGCTTTGGAGGTTGCAAATGGTGTGTGGATCAAGAATTGAGGGATACCTAAAAATGGTAACATATAATGTGAGTCCCATGGGGATAGAGTTGCTTAAATTGTACATATCGAACAAAAGAAGTGTCAGAAGTACCTACATTTGGAGATAGACTTTTCCCAAAAACTGAGTGTGGCTCTACTGTGGAAGTAAGACATCATAGACACCAAATTTCCCAGTTGTCTATCGAGTTCCGTTTCCCCGTTTGTTGGTGACTGGCGGCGTCGCCAAGTTAAATACCAGGCTATGTCTTttgagacaaaaacaaaaaggttaAGTCTAAGTAAAGAGTAAGGAAATAAGACGAGACGAGCGAGTGTGAAATCCTACCCAAATGGCCAGCCATAATAAGGCTGCTCACATCAGGGGTGGATGCAGGGGAGGTACGCCCGGCCAGGTACCATATGACCTCCTTTTGTGTGGGAGCCCAAGAAACAGCCGTTGATAGGGCACGGGAAATTGTAGATTCATCACTAATTTTGTCTACTAATGCCTCTACTATCCTTATTCTTCCTCCCTGGGCAGCATTGCAGAGGGCCCTCTCCAAAATACCATTCTCATTATTTAGATGCATGGACTTGACCAGCTTCTCGACTAATTGATCTTGTGCGGCAACAACAGCAATATCGAGCACAGTAACAGATTGACCTTCTATAGTCATAACTCCAGCCGCCATTGCTTTGCTATCTTTAAGCAAGATTTCATTGACACTTTTCCAATGACCTCTCACCGTGGCACTAAACAATTCTCGATATTCTTCATTGACCTTCACCGTTGGCCGGTCTGCCAAAATTGCACATCAAAAGTCCTTGGGCTTTTGTTTAGGTCAAGTGTAACAATTGCGCCTACTCGAAGTTCTAATGAAACGTAGATGAAAGGCAAGGCCGGTCGTTTACTCAACATTCCTTCTTCCTAGGAGCAGTTTGTTTTGCTCTTTGAAAgttaaaaaagttttttttttgggatctcTCAATTATAATTCAAGATACGGTGcagattttaaaaattatcgaaAGACATATTTGAAGTTATACGTCAGCATGGTATgcttcaaatttaaaatattgtggactgaaaaatgtcaaaatgcaTGAAACACAACATTTATGACAAACGAGAATTAGAAATTCAAAGGGACAAACCTCTAGTTTCTGATTGATCCGCTGTCCTCCTGTAGTGTTTCAAAAGTCCAAAAAGGTCTAGGAAATCTTCATCAACTGTTGTGTCTTCTAAACACCCTTCTTTGTCTGCCCCTTTGTTACCCAAAAGAGAAATGAACATAATAACCTTAGATTAAACTTTATATGCTTTAGGTCGTCCATACATGACTAGCATGAGGCTCATTCCATGTATGGAACTTtcatccaaccaaaaaaaaaaaaaaaatgtatgaaatTTTCTGATATAAACTTGaacttttaaacaaaaaaattttaatgctAAAAATTAATAGAGATTATGAATATTTTCGAGATAGGCATTGTATCATGAGTTAGTTTTGTAGGGCCTTCTAACTTTCATATTTTGGCCAATGTGTTTTTAATGAGATTTTATTTCTTGTCGCCATTGGTTTTATCCGCCATATCAATCATAAATTTAGTCTATACAAAATTTTATCTATCTTTACAATTTCACATATTAATCATAACAGAATTTATCcagaaatataaatatataattaagtTATTCATATCCATTTCAattaatacaataaatttataagtTACAATTGGGGAAGAGGACACTACAAGTGCTATAATTTTCATACAATTTCCTTTCAATCatatgagtgccataacttttttttatcacttataattttttaattgatcatTTGAGTACCAatactttttcaaaaatcacACGACAAGTGTTTGCCacgtcggttttttttttaatcgatagTTCTGAGAAGCTTTATCAGTTATTGTGCCTTCCGAACTCAAGCTTACATGAACTTCTTTGTTACCAGAAAAAGAGATGAACATAAATAGCATTAGAAAATTAGTTGCACTTTGTATGCTTTAAATAATCTGTACATGACTAGTATCAGGCTCATTCATTGCATGGAATGTCCTgtattatactttttttttttgttgtcagaGTTCCGTATTATACTTGGAtcgtaaaattttaaataaaaagaaaattgacattAAACTAAACGGAGATCATGAGTTTTCTCAAGACATATATTGTATTCTAAATTAGTTTTGTGGGACCTTCTCACTTTCATATCTTTGacgatgtaatttttttttgtgagtttttACTTATCGTTAGCTTCAATCTTATCTGCGCTATGACTAATAAATTATGAGCGTGTTCTTTTACTCTTTGGAAGTAAAGAGGTATTTTTCGGGCTTTCTCTATCATAATTCATGATATTATTCAGactttaaaaattataaaaacgtTACATTCGGACTTATATgtcaatattgaaaaattaccaaaaaagatctcaacctattataattgtgccaattcaatcctaattgtttttgccaattaagtacCAAACCTTttgtacttgtgccaattcagctcATCCGACCAAATTTGGTTggccggcaccgacgtggaaGTTGATCGGTGATGATGGGGATGTCGGtcttgacgtggatatttttttaatgatattataatatttttctaattatttggttgtttgtttttctttcttcttttgttgttgttgttgttcttcttcctctagctggtcGATGGATCAGCAGCCGGCCAAAGGAGAGGGCTCGTGAGGGCGAGGCTGAGCCTTGCCATGGCTAGTTGAGTTGGACCTCGCCTAGCAACGTTGACGTCAAGTCTTGCCAGATCTAATGAGACTAGGCCTCACCATGGTTGGGCGAGGCTTGCCTGTCACCGGCAAGGGTAAGGTCTCGCTCTCATCGGCTCTCTCCTCTAGACGATCGCCGATCCGACAACCggctagaggaggaagaagaagaattaaaaaaaaaaaagaaatgaaaagaaatgaaaagaaaaaaaggaaaaaaaaaattaaaatttaaaaattttaaaaatattaaagtattattaaaaagtgCCACGTTAGCATCTTCAACCCCACATCGGTGCCGTTCGGCGTCCACATCGGCGTTGgtaagccaaaattggccggatggactgaattagcataaatgtaaaTGGTTTGGAactgaaatgacacaaatgcATTAGAAAAAAAGACAATATGACTGACTTgaaacaattacaataagtttatgagtTTTTCGGCAATTTTCCCATCAATATTTGCATGCTGTGAAATCTGAAATGTTTgagttaaaatataatcaaaacaCATGAAGCACGACATCGTGAAATATAAATAGTGACAAACCTTCAGTTGTTCCAAGACAGTCCTGAGGAGAATCTTTAACAGTTTCCATCCCTCCTAAACTCACGTCTGCGTGAACCTCTTTATCATGACAAACGGATATCAACATACAAACGTTAGAAAAATTAATGACACTTTGAATGCTTTAGATCATCAATACTTGACTAGTGGCAGGCTCATTCGTTCTGTATAATAGATTGTAAAGTTCTGCACAAAAGATAAATTAACGTCATATTTAACCaagatcatgaatttttttagatGGACATTATATCAACAATTAGTTTCATATCATGGACCATGTGTCTTTTCAAGTGAGTTTTTATTTCTCGTTGTCGTTGGTCATATCCGGGATATCATTCATAAAATTACGAGCCCCTTCTTTAACTCTTGGATCTAATAAAGTATTTCTTTCTGGAATTTCTCAAtttataattcaaaattttattcagattttaaaaattatgaaaagagTATGTTCATATTACATGTTAGCATATATATGCTGTCAAATTTAAACTATCTCGAATAAAATAAACTCAAAATGCATGAAACACAagatttatgaaagacgaaaattaaaagttcaaagtgACAAACCTTCAGTTAGTTCGGGACTGTCCTGGGAAGCTATATTAGTTGTTGTGCCTTCTGAACTCACGTCTACATGAACCTCTTTGTCACCAAAAAGGTAAACGTACATAAATAACCTTAGGAATATTGATTGCACTTTGTATGTTCCAGACAATGTATAAATGACTAGTATCAGGCTCCTTCAATTCATGGAATTTTCTGTAGTGAATCAACTAGTTCAAGGATCACGTGCTCAAATGATTAGTCTCATGTGGTCCCTTGACGATAAACAATCACTTAATATGCTATGGAGTTTGCAGCTGATTTTCCAGCAAAGCAATTTGATCAAGAGCAAAGGGCAAAACAGTTGGATCATCAGCAACTATTAGAAGGGAATTAGTGGAGCCACGTCGAACAAAATTAGGAGATATTGACATTGAGCAATGCATTtttctgttctcgagaacagaTCGATGGCTAGGGATTAGATTTGGATCAGaaacaagaaatagaaaaaaaaaaatctgcttcTCTGTTCCTGAAAACATAATTAGCAAAAATCATTTCTGCTTAGAAAGGGTTCCCGAGAGCAGAATTGTTACCAAATAGGCCCTTGTTAAGCAAgcaataaataaagaaataagcAACGTTTAATGCATTATTTGTCCATTTGCTAATATCTCTTCGAAATTGACACAGAGAAAGCGAAACTTTCCCAATTTTTCCATCGCCTTATGGGATCAAATCAGATCAACTAAGGAAAGAGCGGAACATACCTGGCACTGGTTTCACGAAGGAACTGCCTGGGGTATCCATGGTTTCTAAAGCAGAGAAGTTTTGTTTACGTGGTTGAGGTCGACGTTGTTTTCTGTTCTCGGGGATGTTCTCTTTTTATACACCCACTTGGGGATGGAGCCAAAGTTCTAGCCGTTGATGATGTATCATTTCCTTTTCCTGAATGACGTCttcatttccaatttttatgACATCATACATAGTAAGGAGATGCCTTTTTATTTACAAGAGTGCAAATTTGGGAAATGTGCTAGAAAAAGATACAAGGGTTAACACATAAttagtttttctcttcttttcttccaccATTCCCTGCTTTGGAAACAACATATTTCAATGGATTTTTCTTCAATGCACCGGACATCTAAATATGTTGTGTTGTCgttgtttatatatatacatatatatatatatatatatatatatatatatcattctAAGACTCCTTGTGTAATGTAAAAAGGGCTTTTGCAATAACTGTTTAGGTAATATATATCATCTATTTCAAAGACGATCGTGGTCACGGACGGGTAATATATAGCATTGGTCTTGAACCCGGGCTACATCACTTTCTCTGGTATCAAAGGAAGGCTCGCATTCGTTGTATGGTCATGGTAACGATGAATCTATTGGTCCATTGGAAGTAAAAGCACCAATATcgcaaagaaaatgaaaatgagctTACTTTATTAAATAGATGTATTTATTATAGCAATGATTATTTACTTAAACTACTTGTAAAATTTCAGAAGAGTTGATAACATACTAATTCATTTGAACTTACTCAATTCTAAATGTCGTTATTAACGAGTAAACTGGTAATCAAGTTACTGTTtatacttttttcaccaaaaccacttgaaatttgaaatttacctATGGTTACAAGACTCTACCAACTACgaggaatttttcaaaatttccattGACTTGACCCTGCGGTCCTCCTTCCCAACATGAAGAATGGTTGGTGGGttggggggggaaggggggcgCGGCGGGCGCGGGGGAATAGAGAAGCTAGGCCTATCAGTTATCATTATGTCCTCAGGCAGGGAGGAGAGAATCTCTTGCCACGTGTCGGGTTCTGATAGGTTCAGGACCACGCCAATAATTATCTCACTAGGATCTGACAACAAACATCAACTTGACACTACGCACACTGGCAACCATTAATTAGGCACAATTTAAGTTTCGTACGAGATGCATTTACAGGGAAACCCCATAACCACCACGAGAATCATGTTTCACGATACACTGTGACCATTGCTCAGCTTTTGTGTTGTCGTTCGcttaattttcacttctttcaTACTATTCTCCTAgttaactttttgaaaaaagccataaaattttccaaatcatgTCAGTTGCAACatatttatcaaaaatttttttttttttttttttttttggtaatcatctcaataattttttatttatatcaccAAAAGCTCGAAATTTATACCCATACAATACATTTACCTTTTATCACGGTTTCATTAAATCCTGCCATTAAAAATCCTATGTGGCTGCCTCCATGGACAAGAAAAGGTAATTAAATTGATATGGTGTCAAAATGGCTTgagtgataaaataaaaaagagtttgaaTGGCTTACTCGGACCATGGTGCATTTACAGCATGAGACACCGCAAACTACCATGAGAATCACGTTTCACGATACACTGTGGCCTTTGCTCAGCTTTTGGGTTGTCGTTTGcttaattttcacttcttttatcTCAATAGTTTCTCCTAgttaactttttgaaaaaagccaTAAAATTTTTCGAATCATATCAATTATAacacatttattccaattttttgtttatgtcaCTAAAAGCTAGAAATTTGTATCCGTACAATACATTTATCTTTCGTCATAGTTTCGTTAAATTCTGCCATTAAAATTCCTATGTGGTTGCTTCCGTGGACAAGAAAAGGCAATTAAAATTAATGTAGTGTCAAAATGGCTTGagtgataaataaaaaaagagtttgaatgGCTTACTCGGACCATGATGGTGGTTAGCTCTCTCGGTTCCTTGCCAAATCTGTGATTGTTAATCGAGCTTCGAAGCTTAGGCGAGCGCACACGAGTTCAAATTGTTGCACATCCGTGGTTGTTTGAACTGTATGGCATTTTCTAACCCCTCAAAATCGCGTTTCTTAACTGTATGGCATTTTCTAACCCCTCAAAATCGCGTTTCTAACCCCTCACCGGAAGATTCTTGgcattttattcaattttgtcatcttttttacttttcctatATCCTGGGACGGGGGACGCTGGTATGAACTTGGCGCCCTCGTCGTTGTTCGTTGTTAAGAGCTTTCAAAGGCCATCCTACTTGGATTTAACGGGCTTATTCGGTTTTGTTTGCCGTAATCATTTTGCCGAGTGCTTTGATTTCGTGGCGCTGCTTATGCATTTGGATACGAGGGCAAGAAGATTACAAAAAGATTAAGACCCCCGAGCTACAGAGGAGCAGATGATTTTATACCACGCGAATTCACATAGCTGATGAATCGCGTTGGACGTGACCTTTATATTGACATCTATAATTGTATCCAATAAAATTTGAATCATCATGATCATCCTCGATCAATACAATTTTCTATatgattttttgtcgctaaattagcgacgaataattgttttgtcgctaatttagcgacgaaggaAATTATTCGtctctaaattagcgatgaaacaaatattcgtcgctattcttttttatttttattcatattctattagttacgaatttttctttcgtcgcaaatgGCGACAAATTTtgctttcgtcgcaaaattagagacgaatttttttcgttgctaatttttcgtggctaaatttttattgtttttttagcGTTTGAAATTTACCTATAGTTACAAGACTCTACCAACTACaaggaatttttcaaaatttccattGACTTGATCCTGCGGTCCTCCTTGCCAACATGAAAAATGGGGAGGAAAATAGAGATGCTATGCCTATCAGTTATCATTATCTTCTCAGGCAGGAGGACCACACCAATAGTTATCTCACCAGGTACGACAAAAAACATCAACTTGACATGACGCACACTTGCAACCATTAATCAGGCATAATTCAAGTTTCGTACGAGGTACATTTACTGCGTGGGATACCCCATAACCGCCATGAAAATCACGTTTCACGGTACACCGTGACCTTTGCTCAGCTTTTGGGTTGTTGTTCGcttaattttcacttcttttagcTCAATAGCTTCTCCTAattaactttttgaaaaaagccaTAAAATTTTTCGAATCATGTCAATTATAAcacatttatttcaatttttgtttatgTCACTAAAAGCTAGAAATTTGTATCCGTACAATACATTTACCTTTCGTCACAGTTTCGCCTCTGATCGgcgggtcgccggcgaccctgCTGGCATTCGCCGCACCCGCCGACCCCCCACCAGCCTGTgcatggcttttttttttaatcagaaaaaagaaaaaaatgaataaaaaaaattaaaatgtgaaatgaaggAAAAGCCCTTTAGGccaaacccttttttgaaacactaTGACCACTTCGGGCTTTTAAATGAAACGTACTACGTCACTTttgacccttatttgaaacatatttcattttgagcctttatttgaaaaaataaaaagatttcaggcccttttttagatttttttccaaaaattaatgaCATCAGTACCGATCGGCCAACCAACTGGCGAACTTGTCTATGGGCAGACATTTTACGGGCAGATAATAATATATGCCTATTCGATTAGGATGGATcccgttttccttttcttcttttaatggGAACCATACAAatccacttttttcttttctttttcccatctAGATTCTtatccttctttctctctcttttaatggGACCCACACGACGCAAATCCacgtctttcttttctttttcctagatTCATatccttctttttctctctctctctttaaatgGGACCCACCCGACTCCAGAACCGGACAGACTTAATTATTCAAGTACTTTATGTCATAACCGTACACGTGTGACCAAGGGACCACCTAAGCTCAACCACGTTTAAATAATGTGGCTAAGGCTCGCGCACTCCTATATAGAGATCCATGAGTGGTTTTGTTCAATTTCTCGTTCGGACAACTCTTGAAGTTATTGTTTGAGGTATGAATTCTagtatgtttcttttttgtgtctaaaatttattaagttttattattttctttgtggttgatatatattatatatattatgtttGTTTTAGTCTATAGTttaactgaatttttttattttgtcacttGCTACTGTTGGTAATCTAAAGTTTTTGAATTGATAAGATTAAAGTGTTGGGTTTTGGTTTTTTAACCAATTATTTATTAAAATGTAATTTAAGTTTATAGGGATTGAGTTTTGAGAGCTATCATTTCATGtataattaatgaattttaAGGTCATGCTCAGATCACCGCTCTTGGCCATGGTAACGGATATATGTCAATCTCATAGTTGTCACATGAGGCATAATCCACTCATACCACATCCTgcgtcattcttttttttttatttttattttttatgtattgACTTTTCAAACAAGTTCAACGGTATAATATAAGGTGTAAAACTTTAACTGAAATGTTTCACACCAAGTGTAAGTGGATCTTAACTCCTCTTATATATACAtgcttcgtttttttttttttttgtggtcaaaatacATGCTTCGTTGATATGATTTTATCACAGATTCAGATCTTTCTATTAATGGTCTTTACCTAGTGTGTAGATCTTGTGGTGATTTGGATGCAATcctgataaattttatcatgtTTTGCATGAAGTGATCCCTCTTGTTGTTGTTAAGACTTGAATCTGTGCCCTTGGCCTTGCCAGCCtgagcctttttatttttttggtacatAGTTTTTCCCACTAATTAGCTCGTATACACCCATCTAGCAAAAGTTGCCTGGATAGTTGCGTATAAACACTTGTTTTACTTTGTGGATTACGTCTGCCCAGTAGTTGGACTAGTGTTCGTGTGTGATTGTCCAAGCCATTGTGGCCAACATGGTCCAAAAGTATATGTGGTCAATAACATTACTCATATATTTACTCATTAGTGTTACTTTATATCCTTAGATTTAAGAGCTTAGTTATTTTaaactggaattttttttatggtgatAATTTCTGTTTAATTGACGAGTAAGagtaattgactaattattggcattcttgtattttttttttcccttaatagTCACTGCATACTTGTATTTTATTTGTTCCTTGCTGCTTTTGataatctaaattttttgaatttctaatatcATAAAATGTTGGGTTCTCGTTTTTGCCCGTGCTCCAAAGAAGAATTCGACAGCAAAAAGTGTCACTCATGGCGAGCAATCCGATCTTCACGGTGTCATTCAAGGTTGATGTACCTAAAGTAGCAGAACAACGCCCCGATTGGGCGACATACAGGCACTTCATTGAGGACTTGCGCGGTCGATTAAAATCGGAGGGACGTTATTCACACAATCGTCCCGTACTTCCTCTTCAGAGTGATAGCCTTGCTTGGTTCCACATCATACTACAAACCACAACTCATGCGAAAGGGATCACGTTGAGGATTCGGCGAAACAACCTCTACTTGGACAGCTACCAAATGGAGAATTCTGAGCAGTGGTTAGAGTTCGGAAGGACCAATGATAGTCATCTAATTCCCGGATCCACTTTCTTGGGCTTCCGTGGTGACTACAATGACTTAGAAAGTACTGCAAAACGAGGGAGGGATGGCATTAATCTTGGCCAGGACCAACTCACAACCGCTGTTAACCAACTCGCTACCTCCACAGATCGTCGGGTGAGGGCGGGTTCACCGATTATTGTTATTCAAATGATTTCCGAATCAATTAGATTTGATCACATCTCCAACCGTATCGCTGCAACATTTAGCGATGTGCTACCCCCTGAAATTCTAGCACTAGAGAATGGCTGGGGTGACCTGTCAAATGCATTGCTGTGGGACGATGCTAATCCTGTGGGTGGCTTTCGACGACTTCCGCAACCCAATAGAATGAATATAAGGATAGCTGAGGAAGCGGCTGCCGCAATTGGCATCTTGCTTGGATTACCACCAAGGGTAGCACGGATGGTTAAGGCCTTTGGACTACTAGCGCAGGGCACTCAGGGACGGCCACTGGTGGAGGTGTTCTCGGTGGTGCGCATGAACGACACTGGGGGCAAGTTGTACGGCATAATCACAGTCACCGACGGTGTGCGTTCTCAATACATCTACAACAAAAAAAGGGATGAGGGCGATAGCGGTTTGGCAGCTTTGTTGAGTGGCCCAGCTGGATGCATCTCTGCCTATGGAAGCTTTATCATTGATATGGATCTGATGGATGACATCAAAGGGCAGATCTCAAGGAACGTTTACGATATCAATAATGTGTATGACCAGCTCTTGCAGGA
This genomic interval from Rhodamnia argentea isolate NSW1041297 chromosome 4, ASM2092103v1, whole genome shotgun sequence contains the following:
- the LOC115746690 gene encoding uncharacterized protein LOC115746690 isoform X1; the protein is MDTPGSSFVKPVPEVHVDVSSEGTTTNIASQDSPELTEEVHADVSLGGMETVKDSPQDCLGTTEGADKEGCLEDTTVDEDFLDLFGLLKHYRRTADQSETRDRPTVKVNEEYRELFSATVRGHWKSVNEILLKDSKAMAAGVMTIEGQSVTVLDIAVVAAQDQLVEKLVKSMHLNNENGILERALCNAAQGGRIRIVEALVDKISDESTISRALSTAVSWAPTQKEVIWYLAGRTSPASTPDVSSLIMAGHLDIAWYLTWRRRQSPTNGETELDRQLGNLVSMMSYFHSRATLSFWEKSISKCIPQFLIHTPFATSKAMDRVPVIKRIVDTKLRHQWSSAFGHLALSEKMISEEAPKTLEFLLTSGIVLDAASRGISEFVELCLRYFPELMWEKNFTKELIKEVVKGRHVELFRLVNAYNITPYLTDDKQTRCELMEAVVEWSPGGITADVSGAAFLTQRELQWFKVVEDRSHPSLKSMKFKVLNEDCSDPSFKSLKLEETKKRTGKTYWEVFVAQRQDLLKEARQWMKDMSSSCSLVATLIITVAFAAAFTVPGGNDSSTGIPIFLQRGSFIVFAIADALALFSSVTATLMFLAIITSRYAIDDFLRSLPRKMILGLTFLFLSLAFMLVAFGSALTIVLSERLKWIYIPITLLAALPVILFAILQLPLYFEMVESTYWPPLYRPKKLWK
- the LOC115746689 gene encoding 60 kDa jasmonate-induced protein-like; amino-acid sequence: MASNPIFTVSFKVDVPKVAEQRPDWATYRHFIEDLRGRLKSEGRYSHNRPVLPLQSDSLAWFHIILQTTTHAKGITLRIRRNNLYLDSYQMENSEQWLEFGRTNDSHLIPGSTFLGFRGDYNDLESTAKRGRDGINLGQDQLTTAVNQLATSTDRRVRAGSPIIVIQMISESIRFDHISNRIAATFSDVLPPEILALENGWGDLSNALLWDDANPVGGFRRLPQPNRMNIRIAEEAAAAIGILLGLPPRVARMVKAFGLLAQGTQGRPLVEVFSVVRMNDTGGKLYGIITVTDGVRSQYIYNKKRDEGDSGLAALLSGPAGCISAYGSFIIDMDLMDDIKGQISRNVYDINNVYDQLLQENVNGEKGSVTVKYAVFRDAVQAIVEVILSNGDGNNPAYVYGQITARNSNFTIESTLFQRTLDEKGTVRPGEPIPLSRSVVAVPLNSSLIVGGNLFVSSEREIAKGTAEFPAQVSGTFEQDISGTYGRIRVKVTWTLDI
- the LOC115746690 gene encoding uncharacterized protein LOC115746690 isoform X2, with amino-acid sequence METVKASSQDCLGTTEGADKEGCLEDTTVDEDFLDLFGLLKHYRRTADQSETRDRPTVKVNEEYRELFSATVRGHWKSVNEILLKDSKAMAAGVMTIEGQSVTVLDIAVVAAQDQLVEKLVKSMHLNNENGILERALCNAAQGGRIRIVEALVDKISDESTISRALSTAVSWAPTQKEVIWYLAGRTSPASTPDVSSLIMAGHLDIAWYLTWRRRQSPTNGETELDRQLGNLVSMMSYFHSRATLSFWEKSISKCIPQFLIHTPFATSKAMDRVPVIKRIVDTKLRHQWSSAFGHLALSEKMISEEAPKTLEFLLTSGIVLDAASRGISEFVELCLRYFPELMWEKNFTKELIKEVVKGRHVELFRLVNAYNITPYLTDDKQTRCELMEAVVEWSPGGITADVSGAAFLTQRELQWFKVVEDRSHPSLKSMKFKVLNEDCSDPSFKSLKLEETKKRTGKTYWEVFVAQRQDLLKEARQWMKDMSSSCSLVATLIITVAFAAAFTVPGGNDSSTGIPIFLQRGSFIVFAIADALALFSSVTATLMFLAIITSRYAIDDFLRSLPRKMILGLTFLFLSLAFMLVAFGSALTIVLSERLKWIYIPITLLAALPVILFAILQLPLYFEMVESTYWPPLYRPKKLWK